A single genomic interval of Hyalangium ruber harbors:
- a CDS encoding efflux RND transporter permease subunit has protein sequence MSITEACIKKPVFAWMLMAATIVFGLVAAQRIGISQFPDVDFPTINISVTWEGASPEAVESDLVEPIEEAVMQVEGVKSLTSTARQGSASITVELDLSRNVDLALQDVQTKVSQAQRRLPQDVDPPVISKTNPEDQPIMWIGLSGPFAPQVLSDYARYRIKEKLQTVEGVGEVTLGGALERNVRIWADAGKLDARGLTVADVIAALQREHVELPAGRIETEGREVNVRIMGEALDLETLRNIVVREQQGAPVYLSDVALVEDGFEDERRLARVDGNPAQGMGIRKQRGANAVAVAEGVHAVLDQLRKELPEGMLLGVNFDSTRFIEESVHEIEIELLLACLLTALVCWMFLGSLSSTLNVVLAIPMSLLGTVAVIYFLGFTLNTFTLLGLALAVGIVVDDAIMVLENIYRHAETGKDRVSAAREGTQEITFAALAATLAVVAIFIPVVFMKGIIGKFFLQFGVTLCVAVLLSYVEAITLAPARCAQLLKTSREHRGKVGLLVDRGFEKLEGLYARVLAQALKRPWWVLGGAAVMLGASVFAFQALPSEFVPSQDQSRLNVRLQTAVGSNLEETNRLFKRAEAFAISRPEVQRVFAVVGGFGGGGGSVNSGNLMVTLKPPSERMSQAEFQQVLRKELNSYPGLRAVVQDLSQSGFTAQRGFPVEFSVRGSDWERLVESSAQIREKLQASGKVVDVDTDYQLGMPELRITPDRARVADLGISVETVASTLNALVGGVRVGKYSAGGRRIDVRLRLLADQRSRPEDLSRLKVRTASGELVPLSSLVKQEERPALQAITRRDRERAISVFANVAPGANQEEALAFVEQAAKELPGGTRVVLGGASVAFRESMSSLLFALFLGIGVAYMVLASQFNSFLHPVTVLTILPLSVAGAAFALLAAGTTLNIFSMIGLLLLMGIVKKNSIILMDYALQQREQGLDAVEAMQRAGPVRLRPILMTSIATMMAAVPAALALGAGSETRQPMSIAVLGGLSVSTVLSLLVVPAFYVVADRFFSRRRRAETPDKSEPRPAEG, from the coding sequence ATGAGCATCACCGAGGCCTGCATCAAGAAACCTGTCTTCGCGTGGATGCTCATGGCGGCCACCATCGTCTTCGGACTGGTGGCGGCCCAGCGCATCGGCATCAGCCAGTTCCCGGACGTGGACTTCCCCACCATCAACATCTCCGTCACCTGGGAGGGCGCCTCTCCCGAGGCGGTGGAGAGCGATCTGGTGGAGCCCATCGAGGAGGCGGTGATGCAGGTGGAGGGCGTCAAGTCCCTCACCTCCACCGCGCGCCAGGGCAGCGCCTCCATCACCGTGGAGCTGGACCTGTCGCGCAACGTGGATCTGGCGCTCCAGGACGTGCAGACGAAGGTGAGCCAGGCGCAGCGGCGGTTGCCGCAGGACGTGGATCCGCCGGTCATCTCCAAGACGAACCCGGAGGACCAGCCGATCATGTGGATCGGCCTGTCGGGGCCCTTTGCCCCGCAGGTGCTGAGCGACTACGCGCGCTACCGCATCAAGGAGAAGCTCCAGACGGTGGAGGGCGTGGGTGAGGTGACGCTGGGCGGCGCGCTGGAGCGCAACGTGCGCATCTGGGCGGACGCGGGGAAGCTGGACGCACGGGGGCTCACCGTCGCGGACGTGATCGCCGCGCTGCAGCGCGAGCACGTGGAGTTGCCCGCCGGCCGCATCGAGACGGAGGGGCGCGAGGTCAACGTCCGCATCATGGGCGAGGCGCTGGACCTGGAGACGCTGCGCAACATCGTCGTGCGGGAGCAGCAGGGCGCCCCTGTGTACCTCTCCGACGTGGCGCTGGTGGAGGACGGCTTCGAGGACGAGCGGCGCCTGGCGCGCGTGGACGGCAATCCCGCGCAGGGCATGGGCATCCGCAAGCAGCGCGGCGCCAACGCGGTGGCCGTGGCCGAGGGCGTGCATGCCGTGCTGGATCAGCTGCGCAAGGAGCTGCCCGAGGGCATGCTGCTGGGCGTCAACTTCGACTCCACGCGCTTCATCGAGGAGAGCGTCCACGAGATCGAGATCGAGCTCTTGCTGGCGTGTCTGCTGACGGCGCTGGTGTGCTGGATGTTCCTGGGCTCGCTGTCCAGCACGCTCAACGTGGTGCTGGCCATCCCCATGTCGCTGCTGGGCACGGTGGCCGTCATCTACTTCCTGGGCTTCACGCTCAACACGTTCACGTTGCTAGGGCTGGCGCTGGCGGTGGGCATCGTCGTGGACGACGCCATCATGGTCCTGGAGAACATCTACCGGCACGCGGAGACGGGCAAGGATCGGGTGAGCGCCGCGCGCGAGGGCACGCAGGAGATCACCTTCGCGGCGCTGGCGGCCACGCTGGCGGTGGTGGCCATCTTCATCCCCGTGGTCTTCATGAAGGGGATCATCGGCAAGTTCTTCCTCCAGTTCGGCGTCACCCTGTGCGTGGCGGTGCTGCTGTCCTACGTGGAGGCCATCACCCTGGCGCCGGCGCGCTGCGCGCAGCTGCTCAAGACTTCGCGCGAGCACCGCGGCAAGGTGGGCCTGCTGGTGGACCGGGGCTTCGAGAAGCTCGAGGGCCTGTACGCGCGGGTGCTGGCCCAGGCGCTCAAGCGGCCGTGGTGGGTGCTGGGCGGCGCGGCGGTGATGCTGGGCGCCTCGGTGTTCGCCTTCCAGGCGCTGCCAAGCGAGTTCGTGCCCTCGCAGGACCAGAGCCGGCTCAACGTGCGCCTGCAGACGGCGGTGGGCAGCAACCTGGAGGAGACGAACCGGCTCTTCAAGCGCGCGGAGGCCTTCGCCATCAGCCGGCCCGAGGTGCAGCGCGTGTTCGCCGTGGTGGGAGGCTTCGGCGGCGGTGGTGGCTCGGTGAACTCGGGCAACCTGATGGTGACCCTGAAGCCCCCCAGCGAGCGCATGAGCCAGGCGGAGTTCCAGCAGGTGCTGCGCAAGGAGCTCAACTCGTACCCGGGCCTGCGCGCGGTGGTGCAGGATCTATCGCAGAGCGGCTTCACGGCTCAGCGCGGCTTCCCGGTGGAGTTCAGCGTGCGCGGCTCGGACTGGGAACGGCTGGTGGAGTCCAGCGCGCAGATCCGCGAGAAGCTGCAGGCCAGCGGCAAGGTGGTGGACGTGGACACGGACTACCAGCTCGGCATGCCGGAGCTGCGTATTACTCCGGATCGGGCGCGCGTGGCCGACCTGGGCATCTCCGTCGAGACGGTGGCCTCCACCCTCAACGCGCTGGTGGGCGGGGTGCGGGTGGGCAAGTACAGCGCGGGCGGGCGGCGCATCGACGTGCGGCTGCGCCTGCTGGCCGATCAGCGCTCGCGGCCCGAGGATCTGTCGCGGCTCAAGGTGCGCACCGCCAGTGGCGAGTTGGTGCCGCTCTCCTCTCTGGTGAAGCAGGAGGAGCGCCCCGCGCTGCAGGCCATCACCCGCCGGGACCGTGAGCGCGCCATCAGCGTCTTCGCCAACGTGGCGCCGGGCGCGAACCAGGAGGAGGCGCTGGCCTTCGTGGAGCAGGCCGCCAAGGAGCTGCCGGGCGGCACCCGCGTGGTGCTGGGCGGGGCCAGCGTGGCCTTCCGTGAGTCGATGAGCAGCCTGCTGTTCGCGCTCTTCCTCGGGATTGGCGTGGCGTACATGGTGCTCGCCTCGCAGTTCAACTCGTTCCTGCACCCGGTGACGGTGCTCACCATCCTACCGCTGTCGGTGGCGGGCGCCGCCTTCGCGCTGCTCGCCGCGGGCACCACGCTGAACATCTTCAGCATGATTGGCCTGCTGCTCCTCATGGGCATCGTGAAGAAGAACTCCATCATCCTCATGGACTACGCCCTGCAGCAGCGCGAGCAGGGGCTGGACGCGGTGGAGGCCATGCAGCGCGCGGGTCCGGTGCGTCTGCGGCCCATCCTCATGACGTCCATCGCCACGATGATGGCGGCCGTCCCCGCCGCGCTCGCGCTGGGCGCCGGCAGCGAGACGCGCCAGCCCATGTCCATCGCGGTGCTCGGCGGCCTCTCGGTGTCCACCGTGCTGAGTCTCCTCGTGGTGCCCGCCTTCTACGTGGTGGCCGATCGCTTCTTCAGCCGTCGCCGCCGCGCGGAAACTCCCGACAAGTCCGAGCCTCGGCCCGCCGAAGGCTGA
- a CDS encoding DUF4382 domain-containing protein has protein sequence MYRMQILATFLFTLTLGLIGCGGESKVTIKLTDAPGDFKRAVVTISEVELLGEGENNRVVLLNEAKTTDLITLANDTADLVKDATVPAGTYKELRFVITGAFIEVEQEDGSTKIYASSPDYAGLPEGAQVAGELQMPSYGTSGLKVKIADPVAVEGEQKVILVDFDVAQSFGRQAGGSGRWVMSPVIKAAEITFSGTVTVTLTAGAGVTLPSQDGQQITLGQFKATLTNTGNSTETVAFTDANGDGTFEAQFKFLIPGDFSADILAPEGVSFATSPAHPAAVSVGSGKQVSVAFTLTSAEIR, from the coding sequence ATGTACCGCATGCAAATCCTGGCGACCTTTCTCTTCACCCTCACCCTGGGCCTGATCGGCTGTGGGGGCGAGAGCAAGGTGACCATCAAGCTCACCGACGCCCCGGGCGATTTCAAGCGCGCCGTCGTCACCATCTCCGAGGTCGAACTGCTGGGCGAGGGCGAGAACAACCGCGTCGTCCTCCTGAACGAGGCGAAGACCACCGATCTCATCACCCTGGCCAATGACACGGCGGACCTGGTGAAGGACGCCACTGTTCCGGCCGGCACTTATAAAGAGCTGCGCTTCGTCATCACCGGCGCCTTCATCGAGGTGGAGCAGGAGGACGGCTCCACGAAGATCTACGCCTCGTCTCCGGACTACGCGGGCCTGCCCGAGGGCGCCCAGGTCGCCGGCGAGCTGCAGATGCCCAGCTACGGCACCTCCGGCCTCAAGGTGAAGATCGCCGATCCGGTCGCCGTGGAGGGTGAGCAGAAGGTCATCCTCGTGGACTTCGACGTGGCGCAGAGCTTCGGCCGTCAGGCGGGCGGCTCCGGCCGCTGGGTGATGAGCCCCGTCATCAAGGCCGCGGAGATCACCTTCAGCGGCACGGTGACGGTGACGCTGACCGCCGGCGCGGGCGTGACCCTGCCCAGCCAGGACGGCCAGCAGATCACGCTGGGCCAGTTCAAGGCCACGCTCACCAACACCGGCAACAGCACCGAGACGGTGGCCTTCACCGACGCCAACGGCGACGGCACGTTCGAGGCCCAGTTCAAGTTCCTCATCCCCGGGGACTTCTCCGCGGACATCCTCGCTCCGGAAGGGGTGAGCTTCGCCACCAGCCCGGCTCATCCGGCCGCGGTGTCCGTGGGCAGCGGCAAGCAGGTCAGCGTGGCGTTCACGCTGACCTCGGCCGAGATTCGCTAG
- a CDS encoding 3-deoxy-7-phosphoheptulonate synthase, with protein sequence MTARTENLNVVGFDHMPSPAEIKARVPLTERASQAVLSGRRALMDILDRKDPRLFVIVGPCSIHDPVAGLDYARRLRALADEVKETIHVVMRVYFEKPRTSTGWKGFINDPRMDDSFHIEEGMERGRRFLLDVAELGLPAATEALDPIAPQYYGDLISWTAIGARTAESQTHREMASGLSTPVGFKNSTDGSLEAAVNGILSASRKHSFLGLNENGVSSIIRTGGNAYGHLVLRGGGGRPNYDTVSIALAEQALAKAKLPGNIVVDCSHSNSWKKPELQPLVMRDVMHQLREGNRSVVGLMVESFLEAGNQPIPADLSQLRYGCSVTDACVGWDTTVDMLRRAHQMLREAARVKS encoded by the coding sequence ATGACCGCTCGCACCGAAAACCTGAATGTCGTTGGCTTCGACCACATGCCCTCGCCCGCCGAGATCAAGGCGCGCGTACCGCTCACCGAACGCGCGTCCCAGGCGGTCCTCTCCGGCCGCCGCGCGCTGATGGACATCCTGGACCGCAAGGATCCGCGCCTCTTCGTCATCGTCGGCCCATGCTCCATCCACGATCCCGTGGCGGGCCTCGACTACGCGCGCCGGCTGCGCGCCCTCGCCGACGAGGTGAAGGAGACGATCCACGTGGTGATGCGGGTGTATTTCGAGAAGCCGCGCACCTCCACGGGCTGGAAGGGCTTCATCAACGACCCGCGGATGGACGACTCCTTCCACATCGAGGAGGGCATGGAGCGCGGCCGCCGCTTCCTGCTGGACGTGGCCGAGCTTGGCCTGCCGGCGGCCACCGAGGCGCTCGACCCCATCGCGCCGCAGTACTACGGCGATCTGATCTCCTGGACCGCGATCGGCGCGCGCACGGCGGAGTCCCAGACGCACCGCGAGATGGCCTCGGGGCTCTCGACGCCGGTGGGATTCAAGAACAGCACCGACGGCTCGCTGGAGGCGGCGGTCAACGGCATCCTCTCCGCGTCCCGCAAGCACAGCTTCCTGGGGCTCAACGAGAACGGCGTGTCCTCGATCATCCGCACGGGCGGCAACGCCTACGGCCACCTGGTGCTTCGAGGGGGAGGCGGGCGGCCCAACTACGACACGGTGTCGATCGCGCTCGCCGAGCAGGCGCTCGCCAAGGCGAAGCTGCCAGGCAACATCGTGGTCGACTGCTCGCACTCCAACTCCTGGAAGAAGCCGGAGCTGCAGCCGCTGGTGATGCGGGACGTGATGCACCAGCTCCGCGAGGGCAACCGCTCGGTGGTGGGCCTGATGGTCGAGAGCTTCCTCGAGGCGGGCAACCAGCCGATCCCCGCCGACCTGTCGCAGCTGCGCTACGGCTGCTCGGTGACGGACGCCTGCGTGGGCTGGGACACCACCGTGGACATGCTGCGGCGCGCCCACCAGATGCTGCGCGAGGCGGCGCGCGTGAAGAGCTGA
- a CDS encoding serine hydrolase domain-containing protein, translated as MDPLFAAYDNPDHPGASVVVIHEGRVVLSRAYGLADLSARTPATPETQYRLASLTKQFTATAIMLLIQQGRLQYDDRVVDVLPGFPAYLGEVRIRHLLQHTSGIWDYEAFVPATQPEQVKDRDVLALLTRADRTYFPPGTSVRYSNSGYAVLALIVEQVGGMPFSRFLSEQVFTPLGMRSTVAHEEGVSTVARRAYGYVADGDGFRPRDQSPTSAVLGDGGIYSSVAELVAWDAALDAHTLVSEATQKLAWTPAMLPGDTSARYGFGWFIDEDEGRVRLSHHGETSGFTNAIVKYPAQRLTVIVLTNRAGGEPWRIAQQLADLWLAPPAGQGQHAPVATRPWPFESMPNAR; from the coding sequence GTGGATCCGCTCTTCGCCGCCTATGACAACCCGGATCATCCGGGTGCCAGTGTCGTCGTGATTCACGAGGGCAGGGTGGTGCTCAGTCGCGCCTATGGACTGGCGGACCTCTCGGCACGCACCCCCGCCACGCCGGAGACTCAGTATCGGCTCGCCTCGCTCACCAAGCAGTTCACGGCCACCGCCATCATGCTCCTGATCCAGCAGGGTCGGCTCCAGTACGACGATCGCGTGGTCGATGTGCTCCCGGGCTTCCCGGCGTATCTGGGCGAGGTCCGCATCCGGCACCTGCTCCAGCACACCTCCGGCATCTGGGACTACGAGGCCTTCGTCCCGGCCACCCAGCCCGAGCAGGTGAAGGATCGCGACGTCCTGGCGCTGCTCACGCGCGCGGACCGCACGTATTTCCCTCCAGGGACTTCGGTGCGCTACAGCAACTCCGGGTACGCGGTGCTGGCGCTCATCGTGGAGCAGGTGGGCGGGATGCCCTTCTCCCGTTTTCTGAGCGAGCAGGTCTTCACGCCGCTCGGCATGCGCTCGACGGTGGCGCACGAGGAGGGCGTGTCCACGGTGGCGCGGCGCGCCTATGGCTATGTGGCCGATGGGGATGGCTTCCGGCCCCGAGACCAGAGCCCCACCAGCGCCGTGCTGGGAGATGGGGGCATTTACTCCTCCGTGGCGGAGTTGGTCGCGTGGGATGCCGCGCTGGACGCGCACACGCTCGTCTCCGAGGCCACCCAGAAGCTCGCGTGGACGCCAGCGATGCTGCCGGGGGACACGTCCGCGCGTTACGGCTTCGGGTGGTTCATCGATGAGGACGAGGGGAGGGTGCGCCTCTCGCACCACGGTGAGACCAGTGGCTTCACCAACGCGATTGTGAAGTACCCGGCGCAGCGGCTCACGGTCATCGTCCTGACGAACCGCGCCGGTGGAGAGCCGTGGCGGATCGCGCAGCAGCTCGCGGATCTGTGGCTGGCTCCCCCGGCTGGACAAGGGCAACACGCGCCCGTCGCGACACGCCCCTGGCCCTTCGAGTCCATGCCCAACGCGCGGTGA
- a CDS encoding PilZ domain-containing protein, whose amino-acid sequence MSEKRRHRRFKKRYTVRFGTEDLSQSGFTGDISKGGAFIVSNHLVPLDTRLHLQVQGDDGNFALFEGIVQRHRMVPPELRQVEDGGFGVRFLYPGEVIADMVDTGKPSFELHFASAQQLRDTYERELRTGGTFVATDKVLRIQDKVQISLCLDFAGETLEHEATVVYITLPQGSGRAGASVVFTDKQSLEERLKPYLQASPVPEVR is encoded by the coding sequence ATGTCGGAGAAGCGGAGGCACCGAAGATTCAAGAAGCGGTACACGGTCCGGTTTGGCACGGAGGACCTGTCGCAGTCCGGCTTCACCGGTGACATCTCCAAGGGCGGCGCCTTCATCGTCTCGAACCACCTGGTTCCGCTCGACACGCGCCTCCACCTCCAGGTGCAGGGGGATGACGGCAACTTCGCGCTGTTCGAGGGCATCGTTCAGCGGCACCGGATGGTGCCGCCCGAGCTGAGGCAGGTGGAGGACGGCGGCTTCGGGGTGCGCTTCCTGTACCCGGGCGAGGTGATCGCCGACATGGTGGACACGGGCAAGCCCTCCTTCGAGCTGCACTTCGCCTCGGCCCAGCAACTTCGAGATACCTATGAGCGGGAGCTGCGAACGGGGGGCACGTTCGTGGCGACGGACAAGGTGCTGCGCATCCAGGACAAGGTGCAGATCAGCCTCTGCCTGGACTTCGCGGGCGAGACGCTGGAGCACGAGGCCACGGTGGTCTACATCACCCTGCCCCAGGGCTCCGGCCGCGCGGGGGCCTCTGTCGTGTTCACCGACAAGCAGTCGTTGGAGGAGCGGCTCAAGCCCTACCTCCAGGCGTCGCCGGTTCCCGAGGTCCGGTAG
- a CDS encoding VIT and vWA domain-containing protein: protein MYAPQRLLLLAAFLLPVLASAQGLLLPTSPNARPLAIKSQRVSVEIHDGTAVTRVEQVFQNDGPSQLEAHYIFPLPKGAALSEFYLWVNGQKTKGEVLEKEKATTIYEGIVRRLADPGLLEYVDSDVFRVRVFPVPARGEQKIELAFSQVLNFSSGLYHYHYPLGATAKAQPEDWKLVGGTAKNDFTFSARVRSKVPLRSIYSPTHQMDVSRRDENTALVGLEQVGGADLTKDLDLYFSVSDKAVGLSLLTYKQADEPGYFVALIAPKTEVNPSEVAAKRVTFVIDTSGSMQGNRMQIAKDALKYCVTRLNPQDTFNVVRFSTDVEPLFPALRTANKENIEKAVSFVNQLEAIGGTAIDEALVRGLQDNDGKSPTPHLLLFITDGLPTIGDTDENTIAQHAREARKVKTRLFTFGVGEDLNARLLDRLSAEGTGTSDFVRDGKEFETKISSFYDKVSHPVLSDLALEMASIDAYDLYPRKLPDLFKGTQLVVMGRYRKSGDAKVVLTGYVNGEKRTFDYGTTAPKVDTSDDFIPRLWAIRKVGFLLEEIRLRGEKPELRDEVITLGKKFGIVTPYTSYLVIEDTPVVTNAPPPPPVMRPWDDRPGTPRPEPKGAPMQESAADEDFNGVLSGMTRGGGSASAPAAAPAPAESLSKAEGKSGVAVSRAMKKMKEQERGPSASEPVRVASGRTFIFRDGGWIDSEALTSPGKQFKVKFLSKAYFALLRERPELKAALALGERVVVRVAKDKSVIIGPDGEEGADKLQAFLR from the coding sequence GTGTACGCCCCTCAACGTCTGCTGTTGCTCGCCGCCTTCCTGCTGCCGGTGCTCGCCTCGGCCCAGGGTTTGCTTCTGCCCACCTCGCCCAACGCGCGGCCCCTGGCCATCAAGAGCCAGCGCGTGAGCGTGGAGATCCACGACGGCACGGCCGTCACCCGCGTCGAGCAGGTGTTCCAGAACGACGGGCCCTCCCAGCTGGAGGCGCACTACATCTTCCCGCTGCCCAAGGGCGCGGCGCTCTCTGAGTTCTACCTGTGGGTCAACGGGCAGAAGACCAAGGGCGAGGTGCTGGAGAAGGAGAAGGCCACCACCATCTACGAGGGCATCGTCCGGCGCCTGGCGGACCCGGGCCTGCTCGAGTACGTGGACTCGGATGTGTTCCGGGTGCGCGTCTTCCCGGTGCCCGCGCGGGGCGAGCAGAAGATCGAGCTGGCCTTCAGCCAGGTGCTCAACTTCTCCAGCGGCCTGTACCACTACCACTACCCGCTCGGGGCCACGGCCAAGGCGCAGCCCGAGGACTGGAAGCTGGTGGGGGGCACGGCGAAGAACGACTTCACCTTCAGCGCCCGGGTGCGCTCCAAGGTGCCGCTGCGCAGCATCTACTCGCCCACGCACCAGATGGACGTGTCGCGCCGCGACGAGAACACCGCCCTGGTGGGCCTGGAGCAGGTGGGCGGCGCGGACCTGACCAAGGATCTGGACCTGTACTTCTCCGTCTCGGACAAGGCGGTGGGCCTGTCGCTGCTCACGTACAAGCAGGCGGATGAGCCCGGCTACTTCGTGGCCCTCATCGCCCCGAAGACGGAGGTGAACCCCAGCGAGGTGGCCGCCAAGCGCGTCACCTTCGTCATCGACACCTCCGGCTCCATGCAGGGCAACCGCATGCAGATCGCCAAGGACGCGCTCAAGTACTGCGTCACGCGCCTCAACCCCCAGGACACCTTCAACGTGGTGCGCTTCTCCACGGACGTGGAGCCGCTCTTCCCGGCGCTGCGTACGGCGAACAAGGAGAACATCGAGAAGGCCGTCTCCTTCGTGAACCAGCTGGAGGCCATCGGCGGCACGGCCATCGACGAGGCGCTGGTGCGCGGGCTCCAGGACAACGACGGCAAGTCCCCCACCCCGCACCTGCTGCTGTTCATCACCGATGGCCTGCCGACGATTGGCGACACGGACGAGAACACCATCGCCCAGCACGCCCGCGAGGCGCGCAAGGTGAAGACGCGCCTGTTCACCTTCGGCGTCGGCGAGGACCTGAACGCGCGGCTGCTGGATCGCCTCTCGGCCGAGGGCACCGGCACCTCGGACTTCGTGCGCGACGGCAAGGAGTTCGAGACGAAGATCTCCAGCTTCTACGACAAGGTGAGCCACCCGGTGCTCTCGGACCTGGCGCTGGAGATGGCCTCCATCGACGCGTATGACTTGTACCCGCGCAAGCTGCCGGACCTGTTCAAGGGCACGCAGCTGGTGGTGATGGGCCGCTACCGCAAGTCCGGCGACGCCAAGGTGGTGCTCACCGGCTACGTGAACGGCGAGAAGCGCACCTTCGACTACGGCACCACCGCGCCCAAGGTGGACACGAGCGACGACTTCATCCCCCGGCTGTGGGCCATCCGCAAGGTGGGCTTCCTGCTGGAGGAGATCCGCCTGCGCGGCGAGAAGCCCGAGCTGCGCGACGAGGTCATCACCCTGGGCAAGAAGTTCGGCATCGTCACCCCGTACACCAGCTACCTGGTCATCGAGGACACGCCGGTGGTGACCAACGCCCCGCCGCCGCCGCCGGTCATGCGGCCGTGGGATGACCGGCCGGGAACGCCCCGCCCCGAGCCGAAGGGTGCGCCGATGCAGGAGTCGGCGGCGGACGAGGACTTCAACGGCGTCCTCAGCGGAATGACCCGGGGAGGCGGGAGTGCGAGCGCTCCCGCGGCGGCCCCGGCCCCAGCCGAGTCCTTGTCGAAGGCCGAGGGCAAGAGCGGCGTGGCCGTCTCGCGCGCCATGAAGAAGATGAAGGAGCAGGAGCGCGGGCCGTCGGCGAGCGAGCCGGTGCGGGTGGCCTCGGGCCGGACGTTCATCTTCCGGGACGGCGGCTGGATCGACTCCGAGGCCCTTACCAGCCCAGGCAAGCAGTTCAAGGTGAAATTCCTCTCCAAGGCCTACTTTGCACTACTCCGGGAGCGGCCCGAGCTGAAGGCAGCGCTGGCCCTGGGAGAGCGGGTGGTGGTGCGGGTGGCCAAGGACAAGAGCGTCATCATCGGCCCGGACGGGGAGGAGGGCGCCGACAAGCTGCAGGCCTTCCTGAGGTAA
- a CDS encoding NYN domain-containing protein yields the protein MNGHKDHRIALFLDFENLVTNTGISSKGFDLQPSIDRLLEKGKVVFRRAYCDWSRFGDAKARLHEHGVELIDVPPSTRAGKNGADMRLVIDALELCYAREHIDTFVIGSGDSDFCPLAYKLRENGRTVIGLAVKGSTSPLFVKACDEFLYLRSRESRGERPEKDSVSAEEPSQGGRGHRAKGHDKDKGGEREAPTGKQKSQPKVPDIARSVVKRLLGGATGPLNPSLIKETIVRKEPDFDERDHGFPTFARLLAAMEQEGLLKRQQQGRQWYVVSPETETAPGKKGGGQNKRHAEPVEEEADEDLEEYPDPEDAEG from the coding sequence ATGAACGGACATAAAGATCACCGCATCGCTCTGTTCCTCGACTTCGAGAACCTGGTCACCAACACCGGCATCAGCTCCAAGGGCTTCGATCTGCAGCCCTCGATCGACCGATTGCTGGAGAAGGGCAAGGTGGTGTTCCGCCGCGCCTACTGCGACTGGTCCCGCTTCGGGGATGCCAAGGCGCGCCTGCACGAGCACGGTGTGGAGCTGATCGACGTGCCGCCCTCCACGCGGGCGGGCAAGAACGGCGCGGACATGCGCCTGGTCATCGACGCGCTGGAGCTGTGCTACGCGCGCGAGCACATCGACACCTTCGTCATCGGCTCGGGCGACAGCGACTTCTGCCCGCTGGCCTACAAGCTGCGCGAGAACGGCCGCACCGTGATCGGGCTGGCCGTGAAGGGCTCCACCTCGCCCCTCTTCGTGAAGGCGTGCGACGAGTTCCTCTACCTGCGCTCCCGGGAGTCTCGCGGGGAGAGGCCCGAGAAGGACTCCGTCAGCGCCGAGGAGCCCTCGCAGGGCGGGCGCGGCCACCGCGCCAAGGGGCATGACAAGGACAAGGGCGGTGAGCGCGAGGCCCCCACGGGCAAGCAGAAGAGCCAGCCGAAGGTGCCGGACATCGCCCGCTCGGTGGTGAAGCGCCTGCTGGGCGGAGCGACGGGCCCCCTCAACCCCTCGCTCATCAAGGAGACCATCGTCCGCAAGGAGCCGGACTTCGACGAGCGAGACCACGGCTTCCCCACCTTCGCGCGACTGCTCGCGGCGATGGAGCAGGAGGGGCTGCTCAAGCGCCAGCAGCAGGGCCGCCAGTGGTACGTGGTCTCTCCCGAGACGGAGACGGCCCCGGGGAAGAAGGGCGGCGGGCAGAACAAGCGCCACGCCGAGCCCGTGGAGGAGGAGGCCGACGAGGATCTGGAGGAGTACCCGGATCCCGAGGACGCGGAGGGCTGA